In the Triticum aestivum cultivar Chinese Spring chromosome 2B, IWGSC CS RefSeq v2.1, whole genome shotgun sequence genome, GATATATCAAGCACACTGTGAGTTTGGGACTTCAGTTCAAGCGTTCGAATTCTACGCTTGTTAGTGCTttttctgatgctgactgggcaggatgtagtGATGATAGAGAGTCGACTGGAGGATTTGCAGTGTTCTTTGGGTCAAATCTTATTTCTTGGAGTGCCAGAAAACAAGTCACAGTGTCAAGgtcaagtacagaggctgagtaTAAATCTCTTGCAAATGCAACTGCCGAAATTATTTGGGTGGAATATTGCTTCATGAGCTAGGGATTAAGCAACATAGTACATCTTGTTTATGGTGTGACAATTTGGGTGCTACTTATCTGTCTGCTAATCCAGTTTTTCATGCCAGAACCAAGCACATtgagatagattttcactttgtacgAGAAAGAGTTGCTGAGAAAAAAATAGAGATATGGTTCATTCCATCCAAGGATCAATTGGCAGATGGATTTACtaaagctcttccagcaaggccATTTGAGGAGTTCAAGAGAAATTTAAATGTAGGGTAGtttagattaagggagggtgttagaattcTGTTTAAAACTGTTGTAATCTAAAACCCTCTATCTGAACTTCTCTCGTATCCTTCTCTGTCTCCTCATCGATGTATCCTAGCGATCGTCGTAAGCTTGTACGCCACGGCAGGGGCTTTTCCTGTCTCTCATAAATAAACGCAACGCggctcccatcgggagtaggaacgcttccaccaGATCAAATCTTACAGCACTGACTGAGAAGGGTGCTGAGTATGAAGATGCACACCGACACGACACATTGGTGTGCATGCCAGAGATCTTGTCTCGCAGTCGCGTGATAATAACCTGAGCATTGGGATGGcgtctagatacatcctctttcatccattttaatgacaagtatttccggacggagggagtacaatatagtAGGAAGTTTTTTTTTGGATCAATGGAGATTGTGTCGTTCAGTAAGAGGGCTCTTAGGGGATTGTGTGGCGAGATTAGTCGATCAGGACCAAGCAGACGATGATGCGCGTAAGAAAATGGAGGTTTTCACGGAGGTGGGGCAAAAGACCAAGGGTCCAGCCAGATGAGAAAAGCTGGAGAAGAAACCTCAAATTGTCCGCTAGTGCTAGTCGGATGCAATACAATTTTTTTGGCGATGCCATAACATTTGACACGGCATTACCGTCGAACATGTATGACATACAATTCGTGATGTTCGTTGGCTTGAATATTCACCTCCAGAGAATCATTTCTAGGGTGTGCTCGTCAGAGCTGAAACATAGGAAGCTTTTCCTGTTTGTTTTTTACAGACCGGGCCGGTTATGAAGATGAACACACCCCTCGAGCAACATGCAAGTGAGGTTTACACACGAGCAATGTTCGAGAAGTTTGGTAAGGTGTTGTATATATGAGGCTGGGcgatacaagattgaagagaaGCAAAAAGGGTGCAATACCTTGTGAAGCGACACcatccttttttttttttttttgagggaagggAGCGACACCATCCTGAGAGGCAAGACAAGTGGTGCCGAGTCGCCTTTGAGGGAGCATGTGCGCGACGTTGGAGCGGTGTTCATGTGCGAGTGTGGAAATTTCGAGCGCACTGGGCCATTTTGCTGCCGTGCCGTAAAGGTAAGATCAAGGTTGTTCCTTGTTAAGAGTTTGCATGGGTAGTTTGTAAAACTTGTCAACTGTCTACTCAGGTCATTGATTTACGTActactccctttgttcccaaataattgtctttctagccatctcaaatggactacaagatacagatgtatgtagacatgttttagagcgtagattcactcattttgctccgtatgtagtcatttgttaaaatctctagaaagacaattatttaggaacggagggagtagggctCACAGGGAtaccctccgtccgaaaatacttgtcatcgaaatggacaaaaagagatgtatctcgaactaaaatacgtctagatacatccccttttatccattttgatatGCCAAAGAGTTGCACCAAATTAAATGTGGTGTCGCTGTCCGAGGGCATCGGAGGAACACCTGCGGGAATCCGGACATGCTGCTGCACAAAGTGGTGGTTGCTGCTGGAGAGTTGTGCATTGTGGAGATGTCATGTGCTTGGATAATTTTTCCTATATGTTGTGCTATATCTTAATTTTTTTCATGTTGTGAGGTACTACTGTCATAGATGAGGGAGGGGCTGTAAAATTTTTTTCTCTCtcaaatacgcacgagtgtgcgtactaGATGAGGGACTGAAAATAAAGTCGACAACATTACCTTTGGAATGTTGTGTGCACGTATTTACCACTGTATGTTGTGATGTACTGAATTTTCTAGCTGCTTTGAGTTCTGACTGTCATAGAGGAGGGACTGAAAAAGGAATTTATGTGGCATATTGCGTGTGCGAGAAAATAAGCCTGTGGGTGGAAAGTCGCATTGCGGAGATATTGCACGCATATAAGAGCTACGGTCGTATGAGCATAGACGACCATGGAAAACCCTATTTGACGCATTCTGCGTCAAACTGCCCACCTTTCGCACAGGAGCTCGCGATCGAGCGCCGGCCCGTTCAGGTGTTGCAACATTTCCGGTTTTGTGGACCTTCTAGAGATTTCAGCCGGTTTTTTGTTGTTTTgggaaacttctagaaggttcctgggccgggtttctttttttgttttacttTACCAATTTACTTTTACTttacctttttcttctttctttttttctatctcttttttatttttttacaaaaatGCCAAAAATTTACAAAAACGttcacatttttcaaaaaaaatatcattttttaaCTTCAAATGTTCGTGTTTTCAAGTTTTGTTCAGAAATTGCAAAAAATAATAGAATTTTAAATTTTCCTTGAAAATCCAGAAAAAGTTTAGAATTTCAAAATTTGGTCTCTTCTTTACAAAAAAATGCGAACATTTTGTTCATAAATTCCCAAAAAATGGATTTTCTcaatttccaaattttgaaaaCATTAAAAAAATCACGAACTGCCAAAATATATCTGTTTTTGAGATTTATTCATAAATTGAAGAAATGTTCAGATGAATTTAATAAAAGTTTTATGTTTTGAAAAAATTGTCCATAATTtcgaaaatgttcatgtttccaaaAATTCTTCAAAAATTATAAAATGTTCAGTTcttcaaaaattgttcgcaaattCATAAAATGTTCGGGAAATTTGATAAAATATTCTTGTTTTGAAAAAACTATTCGCAATTTAAAAAATGTCCAGGTTTTCAATTTTGGTTCATGATTTCAGAAAATATTTGCATTTTCAAAACATTGTTTgtactttcaaaaaaatttcttgctttcaattttttttcctattttctcaaaaaatgttcacattttataaaatttgaaaatattttttaaaaaactaTTTAATTTTGTTAAAAAGAAAATCAGATtggaaattttcagaaaatgtttaaatctttcaTTGATTATGTTCATATAAACTGCGTTGTTGATCTAGGCATCAAATCCTTATGTACTACAGTGGCAGCGACATTGTTCGCTGTGCGGGAGGTCAATGCCACCCACTTTAAATTTTATAAATTATTTATTTAAGTTTTGCCGCTGATGTTACTTTCTTTAAGAATCACGCTGCAAATCTTTCATTGGAGTAAGCCTGTAGCTGTGGCTAGGAAGGCAAGCGAGGTCTCGcttagggatggcacccgcagggtttgggTATGGGTAGAGCCACCCCATATCCTTACCCGTCACCCGTATCCGTACCTGTTAGTGGGTACAATTTTTCCTCATACCCGTCACCCAACAGGGTAAATGGGTACCTGCGATAAAATACCCACGTTTGAATAACATTAATTTAAGCATCACATAATTATAAACAACAACATATAATCATAATTTATAAACAACACATAATAACATCAATACATACTTATAAACAACAACACATCCTATAAAAATCTACACTTTCTTGTAAACAACAAGACATCAAAACATCAACACATAGTCATAAATTGTACTCCCTTAATATAAGAGCagtttttacactagtgtagtgtaaaaaatgctcttatatgaagggacggagggagtagcacatagTCATACATTTTAAGTTGACAAACTCATGAAAAAGTGTAAAGGTAATTTGTAATATTAGTTAGATTTTATAAGGGTACATGAGTACGCGGGTATGGGTTATGTGATACCATACCCATACCCCGCTCTACCTGATGGGTTTGAAATTTGCCTATTTATATATTCTTGGATAACTTTTTGTCCCATACCCGTACcttaatagggtttttacccgcaaGGTATGTGGGTAATGGGTACCCACTGCCATCCCTAGTCTCGCTGGTCGTGTGCTCGATTCCTATCTAGGGCGCTAGGTTTTGTTGATTTTCCCAGCGAGATGGGCCGGGCATGTCAGCTGCCCCTGTGCGAATCGCCACCAGTTTGCCGCAATAAGTGACGTATAGGAGGTCCCGACGACCATAGCCCGAAAACAATGAGCAGGTGATGGGGTCAACGAATTGCACCGTGCGTGCGATGCGATCAACAGACATTGttttttgcatttattttcaaaaaagaaaactgctgcacaccccctcctcctcccgtGTCGCCCCGCGTGGCAGACGGCCGACCggctcccctctcccctcctcctcctcctcctcctccctcaccgCTGACCGAGGGCGCGCTTGGGCGAAGCCTATCCGTCGCCAGCAGCAGCGGGGAATCGGGGCCCTCCCGCTCAAGCGGGGTTGGCGCTGGATGGTCCCGCGTGGCAGCCGGCCGACCggctcccctctcccctcctcctcCNNNNNNNNNNNNNNNNNNNNNNNNNNNNNNNNNNNNNNNNNNNNNNNNNNNNNNNNNNNNNNNNNNNNNNNNNNNNNNNNNNNNNNNNNNNNNNNNNNNNNNNNNNNNNNNNNNNNNNNNNNNNNNNNNNNNNNNNNNNNNNNNNNNNNNNNNNNNNNNNNNNNNNNNNNNNNNNNNNNNNNNNNNNNNNNNNNNNNNNNNNNNNNNNNNNNNNNNNNNNNNNNNNNNNNNNNNNNNNNNNNNNNNNNNNNNNNNNNNNNNNNNNNNNNNNNNNNNNNNNNNNNNNNNNNNNNNNNNNNNNNNNNNNNNNNNNNNNNNNNNNNNNNNNNNNNNNNNNNNNNNNNNNNNNNNNNNNNNNNNNNNNNNNNNNNNNNNNNNNNNNNNNNNNNNNNNNNNNNNNNNNNNNNNNNNNNNNNNNNGGGGAATCGGGGCCCTCCCGCTCGAGCGGGGTTGGCGCTGGCTGGGCATCCCGCGTGGCGGCCGGCCGACCGGCTTccctctcccctcctcctcctcctcctcctcctcctcctccctcaccgccgcccgagAGCACGGCCGGGCGAAGCCTATCCGTCGCCGGCAGCAGCGGGGAATCGGGGCCCTCCCGCTCGAGCGGGGTTGGCGCTGGCTGGGCGTCACGGTGGGTGGTGGCGGAGCACCGGCGTCTTCGCTCCTCCGCGGCTAGGTGGCTGGTGTGACTCGGTCGCCAGGTGCGACGACGACGCGGCCAGAtcggtcggcggcggcgcggccaaaTTTGGGTCGAGGCGGCACGAGCATTGGGCGTCCGCCCCTACCGTGACGACTGCTGGTGGTGGTGAAGGCGCAACGGCAGTGGTCGGGAGGCAAGCTGGCCGACATTCAGATGTttcggcggttggacgacggcggcggcgcggatggACTCCCGGGTGAGCTCTCTTGGCGATATGTAGCGTTCCTTGGGGTTCCTCTTGCCGGTAGACGGGTCTTCGTTGTTCGCCTCGTGTGGTTCGGAACCGGCCGCTGTGGTGGGGACAACACAGGGGGTGTTCGGAGGAGAAGTTGGCTGGAGGGATGGGTGGCATTGTTGTTCTCGGGCAACCCATCACTGGCACAATGGTTTGCCGGATCGTGGATGCGTCCGCTCCCTCACCTCTCTCTTTCCCCGCCCGTGTGCGGGTTGTTGCCGCTCCGGTGATGTTTCGAGGCGGGACGAATGCTACGATTTCAtccaacacggatcaccaaaatgACCGCATATACACTCAGACATGTCTGCGGACGGCGAGCTGGACATCCCAACCGGAGTCACCAAAAACGGTGAACATTGTTTTTGGCATTGATTTTCAGAAAAGAAAATTTTGAGCAAAAGGCCCTATAGTAAATAGACTCTAGCTGAGCTGAGCTGCGGCCCAGCCCAAGCCCAAGCCGAAGGCGAAGCCCACCAGCAGGCCCGTAGTAGCGCCACATCAAAACCCCACGCCCCCGATCGGATCGGGCTGCGAGTGCGACTAGggttcctcctccgccgcccccttCCATTCCCCCACCATGGCGTTGttgctccgccgcgccgccgccgccgccgccgccgcccgccacggccccgccgccgccgccgccgcccgccacggccccgccgccctcctccttcccgTCGCGCCCATCTCCAGTGCAGTCAGANNNNNNNNNNNNNNNNNNNNNNNNNNNNNNNNNNNNNNNNNNNNNNNNNNNNNNNNNNNNNNNNNNNNNNNNNNNNNNNNNNNNNNNNNNNNNNNNNNNNNNNNNNNNNNNNNNNNNNNNNNNNNNNNNNNNNNNNNNNNNNNNNNNNNNNNNNNNNNNNNNNNNNNNNNNNNNNNNNNNNNNNNNNNNNNNNNNNNNNNNNNNNNNNNNNNNNNNNNNNNNNNNNNNNNNNNNNNNNNNNNNNNNNNNNNNNNNNNNNNNNNNNNNNNNNNNNNNNNNNNNNNNNNNNNNNNNNNNNNNNNNNNNNNNNNNNNNNNNNNNNNNNNNNNNNNNNNNNNNNNNNNNNNNNNNNNNCCCCTTCCATTCCACCACCATGACGTTGttgctccgccgcgccgccgccgccgccgcccgccaccgcccggCCGCCCTCCTCCTTCCCGCCGCGCCCATCTCCAGCAGCGCAGTCACACGGCTCCCCgtcctcctccgcccgccaccaCCGGCCTTCCATTTCTCGCCATGCCGCCGCATGTGCGTCCTCACCGAGTCGGAGCTCAACGACTTGAAGTCGGAGTTGATTAAAATGGAGGCCGAAGGCGTTGCTCTGTACAGTTCGACCTCGACCTCTATCCTCAAGTTAGAGATCGAGGTGGACAAGCTGTGCAAGGCTACTGCAGACAAGGCACACCTCGCCGCGCGCACCGTCGGTGACACCTCCTTCCTGATCTGCGGAGTGGTTGTGTCGGCTGCGGTCTTTCTTGGCGTGCTCGGCCTCTTGGCTGTGTATGCCGCCGGTGCCCGTGCAGCCAAGAGTGCTGCGGGCGACTACGTGGATGAGAAGCTTACTGAAGTGGAGATGATCGTGGAGAAGAAGGTGCTGACCAGCATCAAGAAGACATGAACTTGTTGCGTCACGCCGACATGAAGCTCGACAGCCGGGCGGCTGCGATCAAGGCCAAGGAGGAGGAACTGCGTGCCAGGCAGGCGGCCATCACGTTGAAGAAAACTCAAGGGCGAGCCACCAAGAATGGCGAGGAGGAAACCGTCAACGGTCAGGTGCAGGGACCCTTTTACCGGATCCTGAAGTACGTTGGACTGGGGTGAGTGATCCGGTCGTGCAAGAGGTGGCAGAGGTTGTAGAGAAGTGGTGTCAAGTTGTGTCAGTGTCTTGGCATGGTGCGAACTAAAGGTATCTGGTCTGTTGGTTGTGTGGTAGCTGAGCTTCTAGAGTTGGTTGTGTGGTAGCAGAGGTTGTAGAGAAGGGGTGTCAAGTTGTGTTAGTGTTTAGTGGCGTGGTGCAAGTTAAAGGTATCTGGTCTGTTGGTTGTGTGGTAGCTGAGTTTCTGAATGGTCAGAACCTTGCTCTAGAAGCTCAGTTTTCTTCCAGCCAAGTTCATTAGTTGAGGTTATGCTTTCTTGAACAATATCACTTGATT is a window encoding:
- the LOC123043222 gene encoding uncharacterized protein (The sequence of the model RefSeq protein was modified relative to this genomic sequence to represent the inferred CDS: added 32 bases not found in genome assembly) — translated: MALLLRRAAAAAAAARHGPAAAAAARHGPAALLLPVAPISSAVRRLPVLIRPAAAPFHSTTMTLLLRRAAAAAARHRPAALLLPAAPISSSAVTRLPVLLRPPPPAFHFSPCRRMCVLTESELNDLKSELIKMEAEGVALYSSTSTSILKLEIEVDKLCKATADKAHLAARTVGDTSFLICGVVVSAAVFLGVLGLLAVYAAGARAAKSAAGDYVDEKLTEVEMIVEKKVLTSIKKT